One window from the genome of Aricia agestis chromosome 6, ilAriAges1.1, whole genome shotgun sequence encodes:
- the LOC121728084 gene encoding putative odorant-binding protein A10, whose product MTSAYEDIDDTYDYDSLLKDLKQLRQLVDCFLDKGYCTDVESHIKDHLLDQIITNCQNCDLVQKHYAHAFFDALKKNYPADYAEYKKKYDLDGKHMESLEKEISTF is encoded by the exons ATGACGTCGGCTTACGAGGACATTGACGATACATATGATTACGACTCTCTTTTGAAAGACTTGAAGCAGCTTCGTCAGTTAGTCGACTGTTTCTTGGACAAGGGTTACTGCACAGACGTGGAGAGCCATATCAAAG ATCATCTTCTGGACCAAATTATAACGAACTGCCAGAATTGCGATCTGGTACAAAAGCACTACGCCCATGCATTCTTCGATGCCTTAAAGAAGAACTATCCAGCAGACTACGCGGAGTACAAGAAGAAATATGACCTGGACGGAAAGCATATGGAGTCACTAGAAAAGGAAATTTCTACGTTCTGA